In Oryza sativa Japonica Group chromosome 2, ASM3414082v1, the following are encoded in one genomic region:
- the LOC4330060 gene encoding wall-associated receptor kinase-like 22 — MTGDGSGNDDQRRRLPASPLPSHPLLSYLSEGRRPPPVAQQRRRRGGRANLPRRWRGEHMAREAAARPRRRRRLVPVGGGGSSPAADGGDNSGSSPAAELTTTTVTVVTTMTAMLPASYNPFPKGICNRFCGNTNVPFPFGLEEGCYALEKFRLNCRAGKLFLDRGDVDYLVRNISVDNGYMSVTNEQNNSTSNGTEIMVVARTMHGSSEDDPQLDLFDLTQENDMKMWWAVLGYRCKCSPGFGGNPYIEDGCTGMALGISCGLGFVMLALGATILITKWKRGIQRRIRRAYFKKNQGLLLEQLIIDENTKDKTRIFSLEELEKATYNFDATRVLGHGGHGTVYKGILSDQRVVAVKMSKIVEQAEIDQFVNEVAILSQIIHRNVVKLFGCCLETEVPLLVYEFISNGTLCELLHNDVSAKCLLSWDDRIRIAIETAGALAYLHSAAAIPIFHRDVKSSNILLDDNFTAKVSDFGASRSIPLDQTHVVTMVQGTFGYLDPEYYNTSQLTGKSDVYSFGVILVELLTRKKPILINDVGTKQNLSQCFLEGLQQGVLMEILDSQVLEEAGQEEIDDIASIAQACLKAKGGERPTMKEVEMRLQFLRTTRLKKCQPISVMDEEIEPFICPKTISSDAQSSFIHTAGFTSEYSTRSYRLEQELSSSVGLPR, encoded by the exons ATGACTGGTGACGGCTCTGGCAACGacgaccagcggcggcggctccctgcGTCGCCCCTGccctcccatcccctcctctcctatctgtctgaggggaggaggccgccgccggtggcacaacagaggcggcgacggggaggacGTGCAAATCTGccccggcggtggcgcggggagcacatggcgcgggaggcggcggctcgtccccgtcggcggcggcggctcgtccccgtcggcggcggcggctcgtcccCGGCAGCGGATGGCGGCGACAACAGCGGCTCGTCCCCGGCAGCGgagctgacgacgacgaccgtgaCCGTGGTGACGACGATGACCGCGATGCTGCCGGCAA GTTACAATCCCTTTCCGAaaggaatatgtaacagatttTGTGGAAATACAAATGTGCCCTTCCCATTTGGGCTTGAAGAAGGTTGCTACGCGCTAGAAAAGTTTCGACTTAACTGCAGAGCAGGAAAACTATTTCTGGATCGAGGAGATGTAGACTATCTCGTGAGGAACATTTCAGTGGACAATGGATATATGAGCGTAACCAACGAGCAGAACAATTCAACTTCTAACGGCACAGAGATCATGGTAGTTGCTCGTACTATGCATGGCTCCTCGGAAGATGACCCTCAGTTAGATCTTTTTGATTTAACTCAAGAAAATGATATGAAGATGTGGTGGGCTGTC CTTGGCTACCGTTGTAAGTGCTCTCCTGGCTTCGGAGGAAATCCATACATCGAAGATGGTTGCACGG GTATGGCACTTGGAATTAGTTGTGGTCTTGGCTTTGTAATGCTTGCACTTGGTGCAACTATACTTATCACCAAGTGGAAGAGAGGTATACAGAGGAGAATTCGAAGGGCATATTTCAAGAAAAACCAAGGCCTACTCTTGGAACAACTAATTATAGATGAAAATACTAAAGACAAAACAAGGATATTCTCATTGGAGGAACTAGAGAAGGCAACATATAACTTTGATGCTACTCGAGTTCTTGGTCATGGAGGACATGGTACAGTTTATAAAGGAATTTTATCCGATCAACGTGTGGTGGCTGTTAAGATGTCTAAAATAGTGGAGCAAGCTGAGATAGATCAATTTGTTAATGAGGTTGCCATCTTGTCGCAAATCATTCATCGTAATGTGGTGAAGCTTTTTGGTTGTTGTCTTGAAACAGAGGTACCTTTATTGGTTTACGAGTTCATATCTAATGGGACACTATGTGAACTTCTTCACAATGATGTAAGTGCTAAATGCCTTCTATCATGGGATGATCGTATTAGGATTGCAATCGAAACTGCAGGAGCTCTTGCTTATCTCCACTCGGCTGCTGCAATACCAATTTTTCATAGAGATGTTAAATCTTCCAACATACtcctagatgacaactttacTGCAAAGGTTTCTGACTTTGGTGCTTCGAGATCCATACCACTCGATCAAACTCATGTGGTAACAATGGTACAAGGCACATTTGGTTACTTAGATCCAGAGTACTACAACACTAGCCAACTAACGGGGAAAAGTGACGTGTATAGTTTTGGAGTGATACTTGTTGAGCTTCTGACAAGAAAGAAGCCAATTTTAATAAATGATGTAGGTACAAAACAAAACTTATCACAATGCTTCCTAGAAGGACTTCAGCAGGGAGTTCTGATGGAAATCTTGGATTCCCAAGTTTTGGAAGAGGCTGGACAGGAAGAAATTGATGATATCGCTTCAATTGCACAAGCATGCTTGAAAGctaaaggaggagagagacctACTATGAAAGAAGTAGAAATGAGATTGCAGTTTCTTAGAACTACCAGACTAAAAAAGTGCCAACCCATTTCTGTAATGGATGAAGAGATTGAGCCTTTTATTTGTCCAAAGACCATTAGCTCTGATGCTCAAAGCAGTTTCATCCATACTGCTGGTTTTACATCAGAATATAGCACAAGAAGTTACAGGTTGGAGCAGGAACTCTCGTCCTCAGTTGGTTTGCCACGATAA